One region of Microbacterium sp. M28 genomic DNA includes:
- the cls gene encoding cardiolipin synthase: protein MNSLLLANLGWVASAIIVLIINIAALIIIPKGRKPTAAMSWLLLIFLLPIVGLVVFLLIGNVKLPKKRRAEQARIDGIIRDRVASGDFRVDTSGWPTWFTRVTTQNTELTSFPPIGGNTAELISDYESSIREMAAAIDTAQTYVHVEFYIVSWDETTKVFFTAMENAVARGVTVRLLADHIASRKVAKADETFAELDRIGVLWNWMLPVQPLKGKYQRPDLRNHRKLVVVDGRVAFVGSQNLIDRTYNSPKNISRGLKWQELVSRVTGPAVTEIDAVFLSDWLIETGEQLDEIVAASEVAASASPDALVCQLVPSGPGYETENNLRLFLSLIHGATERVIITSPYFVPDEAMVYAITIARQRGLEVQLFVSELGDQGMVYHAQRSYYEALLEAGVRIFLYPAPFILHSKHFSIDDDIAVIGSSNMDIRSFTLNMEISMLVRGASFVAQMREVEQAYRDAGRELTLEEWRREPVKSTFLDGVFRLTSALN from the coding sequence GTGAACTCCCTTCTCCTCGCCAACCTCGGGTGGGTGGCCAGCGCGATCATCGTGCTCATCATCAACATCGCGGCGCTGATCATCATCCCCAAGGGGCGCAAGCCCACGGCCGCGATGTCGTGGCTGCTGCTGATCTTCCTGCTGCCGATCGTCGGCCTCGTGGTGTTCCTGCTGATCGGCAACGTGAAGCTGCCCAAGAAGCGTCGGGCGGAGCAGGCGCGGATCGACGGCATCATCCGCGACCGGGTGGCATCGGGCGACTTCCGCGTCGACACGTCGGGCTGGCCGACCTGGTTCACCCGTGTCACGACGCAGAACACCGAGCTCACCAGCTTCCCGCCGATCGGTGGCAACACGGCCGAGCTCATCTCCGACTACGAGTCGTCGATCCGTGAGATGGCCGCGGCCATAGACACGGCGCAGACCTACGTGCACGTCGAGTTCTACATCGTCAGCTGGGACGAGACGACGAAGGTCTTCTTCACGGCCATGGAGAACGCAGTCGCCCGCGGCGTGACGGTGCGACTGCTGGCCGACCACATCGCCTCGCGCAAGGTCGCGAAGGCTGACGAGACCTTCGCCGAACTCGACCGCATCGGCGTGCTGTGGAACTGGATGCTTCCGGTGCAGCCCCTCAAGGGCAAGTACCAGCGCCCTGACCTGCGCAACCACCGCAAGCTCGTCGTCGTCGACGGGCGCGTCGCGTTCGTCGGATCGCAGAACCTCATCGACCGCACGTACAACTCGCCCAAGAACATCAGCCGCGGCCTCAAGTGGCAGGAGCTCGTGTCGCGCGTCACCGGCCCCGCCGTGACCGAGATCGATGCCGTGTTCCTCTCCGACTGGCTGATCGAGACCGGTGAGCAGCTCGACGAGATCGTCGCGGCATCCGAGGTGGCGGCATCCGCCTCTCCCGACGCGCTGGTGTGCCAGCTGGTCCCGAGCGGCCCCGGTTACGAGACCGAGAACAACCTGCGCCTGTTCCTCTCGCTGATCCACGGCGCGACTGAGCGCGTCATCATCACCAGCCCGTACTTCGTCCCGGACGAGGCGATGGTCTACGCGATCACGATCGCCCGGCAGCGCGGGCTCGAGGTGCAGCTGTTCGTCTCCGAGCTCGGCGATCAGGGCATGGTCTACCACGCCCAGCGCTCGTACTACGAGGCGCTTCTCGAGGCGGGCGTGCGGATCTTCCTGTACCCGGCGCCGTTCATCCTGCACTCCAAGCACTTCTCGATCGACGACGACATCGCCGTGATCGGGTCGAGCAACATGGACATCCGCTCGTTCACCCTCAACATGGAGATCTCCATGCTGGTCCGAGGGGCGTCGTTCGTCGCGCAGATGCGCGAGGTCGAGCAGGCCTACCGCGACGCCGGGCGTGAGCTGACGCTCGAGGAATGGCGCCGCGAGCCGGTGAAGTCCACGTTCCTGGACGGGGTCTTCCGGCTCACCTCCGCGCTGAACTGA
- a CDS encoding MmcQ/YjbR family DNA-binding protein, translating into MASLADVREIAMALPGVEERVGGHTGAPEWRLRSGSIAWVRGPTNTDLRTLAELDRSWPDGVALGIRVSDLQEKEALLGAEPDVLFTIPHFDGYPALLVRLDVIERDRLEELICDAWLVRAPARERKAWLAERGLE; encoded by the coding sequence ATGGCGAGCCTGGCGGACGTGCGGGAGATCGCGATGGCGCTGCCCGGCGTCGAGGAACGCGTCGGCGGGCACACGGGTGCGCCGGAATGGCGTCTGCGCAGCGGCTCCATCGCATGGGTGCGCGGACCGACGAACACGGACCTGCGCACGCTGGCCGAACTCGATCGCTCCTGGCCGGACGGCGTGGCGCTCGGCATCCGCGTGTCGGATCTGCAGGAGAAAGAGGCGCTGCTCGGCGCCGAACCGGACGTCCTGTTCACCATCCCGCACTTCGACGGGTATCCGGCCCTGCTGGTGCGACTCGACGTCATCGAGCGCGACCGGCTCGAGGAGCTGATCTGCGACGCCTGGTTGGTCCGAGCCCCGGCACGCGAGCGGAAGGCGTGGCTCGCCGAGCGCGGCCTGGAGTGA
- a CDS encoding MarR family winged helix-turn-helix transcriptional regulator, translating to MEPLLLDRLLQITDLFQRDMARAFEGSGLTTARVHLLWVLTHNGPSTQQSLAVACGVSPRNITGLVDGLEASGHVRRTPHPTDRRAVLVELTESATTMMRRMQQEHVELNDTLIAAIAPADRAAVERGLNSLIEKLTALVDDAQTPERRS from the coding sequence ATGGAACCGCTTCTTCTCGATCGCCTGCTGCAGATCACCGACCTCTTCCAGCGCGACATGGCGCGCGCGTTCGAGGGCAGCGGCCTCACCACGGCCCGCGTCCACCTGCTGTGGGTGCTCACGCACAACGGTCCTTCGACGCAGCAGTCGCTCGCCGTCGCGTGCGGCGTCAGCCCGCGCAACATCACCGGACTCGTCGACGGACTCGAGGCATCCGGTCATGTCCGTCGCACCCCGCACCCGACCGATCGCCGCGCGGTCCTCGTCGAGCTCACCGAGAGCGCGACAACGATGATGCGGCGGATGCAGCAGGAGCACGTCGAGCTGAACGACACCCTGATCGCGGCCATCGCGCCGGCGGACCGCGCCGCGGTCGAACGCGGGCTGAACAGCCTGATCGAGAAGCTCACCGCCCTCGTCGACGACGCGCAGACACCGGAGCGGCGATCATGA
- a CDS encoding glycosyltransferase — protein sequence MSVTSSDDPIDPSSASVSRPLTIVIGCDTFAPDINGAARFAERLAAGLVQRGHEVHVVAPNQAYRRARAHTELVEGERMTLHRLPSVRWLPHDWLRFVWPWRSKHYARQVLDAVNPDVVHIQSHIIIGRGLARIASERGIPVVATNHVMAENILDHSAFPDFVNRPIIEAAWKDAGRTLNLARAVTTPTRRAADFLERTIDVAGVIPVSCGIDRTQYTPVVAPREKNRIIFVGRLTAEKQIEVILQAMTKLDPALDVHFDIVGGGDQRKHLEHLATQLGLAESVTFHGRTTDEELRALLSRASLFVIASIAELQSIATMEAMASALPIVAADAVALPHLVHDGENGYLFEPGDADALAARLADVLTAEPAEYERMQRASLDGVLVHDINRTLDTFEALYRNEPLPE from the coding sequence ATCTCCGTGACTTCTTCTGACGATCCGATCGATCCGTCGAGCGCCTCCGTCTCCCGTCCGCTCACGATCGTCATCGGGTGCGACACCTTCGCCCCGGACATCAACGGAGCAGCGCGGTTCGCCGAGCGCCTCGCCGCCGGCCTCGTGCAGCGCGGACACGAGGTCCACGTGGTCGCGCCGAATCAGGCCTACCGCCGTGCGCGGGCGCACACCGAACTCGTCGAGGGCGAGCGGATGACCCTGCACCGCCTGCCGTCGGTGCGCTGGCTGCCGCACGACTGGCTCCGCTTCGTCTGGCCGTGGCGTTCCAAGCACTACGCGCGCCAGGTGCTGGATGCCGTCAACCCTGATGTCGTGCACATCCAATCTCACATCATCATCGGCCGCGGACTCGCCCGCATCGCGAGCGAACGCGGCATCCCCGTCGTGGCGACCAACCATGTCATGGCCGAGAACATCCTCGACCACTCCGCGTTCCCCGATTTCGTCAACCGTCCCATCATCGAGGCGGCCTGGAAGGACGCGGGTCGCACCCTGAACCTCGCCCGCGCGGTCACCACGCCGACCCGGCGCGCGGCGGACTTCCTCGAGCGCACGATCGACGTCGCCGGTGTGATCCCGGTCAGCTGTGGAATCGACCGCACGCAGTACACCCCCGTCGTCGCGCCCCGCGAGAAGAACCGGATCATCTTCGTCGGCCGGCTGACCGCGGAGAAGCAGATCGAGGTCATCCTCCAGGCGATGACCAAGCTGGACCCCGCCCTCGACGTGCACTTCGACATCGTGGGAGGCGGCGACCAGCGCAAGCACCTCGAGCACCTCGCGACGCAGCTCGGTCTGGCCGAGAGCGTCACGTTCCACGGCCGCACGACGGACGAAGAGCTGCGGGCCCTGCTCTCGCGCGCGAGCCTGTTCGTGATCGCGTCGATCGCCGAACTGCAGTCGATCGCGACGATGGAAGCCATGGCCTCCGCTCTCCCGATCGTCGCGGCGGATGCCGTCGCCCTGCCGCATCTCGTGCACGACGGCGAGAACGGGTACCTGTTCGAGCCGGGTGACGCGGATGCTCTCGCGGCACGCCTCGCCGATGTGCTCACGGCTGAGCCCGCGGAGTACGAGCGGATGCAGCGGGCGTCGCTGGACGGAGTGCTCGTGCACGACATCAACCGCACGCTGGACACGTTCGAGGCGCTCTACCGCAACGAGCCCCTGCCGGAGTAG
- a CDS encoding glycosyltransferase family 4 protein — MHIVLFGDQHLDSLGGAQVSMRLQRRFLERAGHTVTVVAPRMHSGRGADDSRAPDPVYLDTPSIPITVDREYSMTWPGKRVDRFLDRAFVSRPPVDLVHVQADFWGAFIGHRFAHRHGIPVVHTMHNRVDVGLAAVTSLHRPVLAVLNAWRRTVMRGIGEPVPGNDGWAYLRGIAQGSGAVTAPSGHFARRLEEHEVFRPVDVVWNGIDDDLLDQVLAARDAREPGRPRFVWLGRMSPEKRLLPFLEAVVASGVNAEVEIIGGGGQLRAAERIARGHDGVRFAGRLSYPETLARIAAADAVVQTSIGFETQGMTPFEAAALGTPTVVCDPDIGAELRGGQWLVPRSDAAEPERVAALADTLRIAASDIAARTAPEPDAEVAESFRQSSRTAAMIAVYERVLAQG; from the coding sequence ATGCACATCGTCCTGTTCGGCGATCAGCACCTCGACTCGCTCGGCGGAGCGCAGGTGTCGATGCGCCTGCAGAGACGTTTCCTGGAGCGCGCCGGTCACACCGTGACGGTGGTCGCGCCTCGGATGCACTCCGGACGCGGCGCCGACGATTCCCGCGCACCGGACCCGGTGTATCTCGACACCCCTTCGATCCCCATCACGGTGGACAGGGAGTACTCGATGACCTGGCCGGGCAAGCGCGTCGACCGCTTCCTCGACCGGGCCTTCGTCTCGCGGCCACCGGTCGACCTCGTGCACGTGCAGGCCGATTTCTGGGGTGCCTTCATCGGCCACCGCTTCGCGCATCGGCACGGCATCCCGGTGGTGCACACCATGCACAACCGCGTGGACGTGGGTCTCGCCGCGGTCACCTCGCTGCACCGGCCGGTGCTCGCCGTCCTGAACGCGTGGCGCCGCACCGTCATGCGCGGGATCGGGGAGCCGGTGCCGGGCAACGACGGCTGGGCGTATCTGCGCGGAATAGCGCAGGGGTCCGGCGCTGTCACCGCGCCATCCGGGCACTTCGCGCGGCGGCTCGAGGAGCACGAAGTCTTCCGCCCGGTCGACGTCGTGTGGAACGGGATCGACGACGACCTGCTGGATCAGGTCCTCGCTGCGCGTGACGCACGCGAACCGGGCAGGCCGCGGTTCGTCTGGCTCGGACGGATGAGCCCCGAGAAGCGGCTGCTGCCCTTCCTCGAGGCCGTCGTGGCATCCGGCGTGAATGCCGAGGTCGAGATCATCGGCGGCGGCGGGCAGCTGCGCGCCGCCGAGCGGATCGCACGCGGACACGACGGCGTACGGTTCGCCGGCCGCCTGTCCTACCCCGAGACCCTGGCCCGCATCGCCGCGGCGGACGCCGTCGTGCAGACGTCGATCGGCTTCGAGACCCAGGGCATGACCCCGTTCGAGGCGGCCGCGCTCGGCACGCCGACCGTCGTGTGCGATCCGGACATCGGTGCGGAGCTGCGCGGCGGGCAATGGCTCGTCCCCCGCTCGGACGCTGCGGAGCCCGAGCGCGTGGCCGCGCTCGCCGACACGCTGCGGATCGCGGCATCCGATATCGCCGCACGCACGGCGCCCGAACCGGATGCCGAGGTCGCCGAGTCCTTCCGGCAGTCGTCTCGGACGGCCGCGATGATCGCGGTGTACGAGCGCGTCCTGGCCCAGGGCTGA
- a CDS encoding AI-2E family transporter, whose amino-acid sequence MTSPAPSSDRSLSPSLRVLLSLAAAVVVIAGLSFAREIVGPIALAIVIVVICEPLRRPLERRGWPNWAGSAAVIAVAYVVLGVMGLLLWFAGNQFARLVVDLAADGGLSRRLDETVDWLESLGLAGEAADAAASALDPATLLSVVSSIGGTVLAVATALFFVFAYIIFMAIDAARYRQAGVVFHATHGPVLARITHLNSGIRRYYIVNASFGAIVAVIDGLALWAMNVPGAVVWAVLAFVTNFIPNIGFVLGVIPPAILAFFVGDWPLLLGVLIVYSVVNVVLQVLVQPKFVSDAVDLSLTLSFFSVIFWTFVIGPLGAILSIPLTLLTRALVLEGNPDALLLRWVSGDHTAVPPEPEPAPVPVRRRRWPWSR is encoded by the coding sequence GTGACCAGCCCCGCGCCGTCCTCCGACCGATCGCTCTCGCCGAGCCTGCGCGTGCTCCTGTCGCTCGCGGCGGCCGTGGTGGTGATCGCGGGTCTCTCGTTCGCTCGGGAGATCGTCGGTCCGATCGCACTCGCGATCGTCATCGTCGTGATCTGCGAGCCGCTGCGGCGCCCCCTCGAACGCCGCGGCTGGCCGAACTGGGCCGGATCGGCCGCCGTCATCGCCGTCGCCTACGTCGTGCTCGGCGTCATGGGGCTGCTGCTGTGGTTCGCCGGCAATCAGTTCGCCCGCCTCGTCGTCGATCTCGCGGCCGACGGCGGCCTTTCGCGGCGTCTCGACGAGACTGTCGACTGGCTCGAATCGCTCGGCCTCGCCGGAGAGGCGGCGGATGCCGCGGCATCCGCGCTGGATCCGGCGACGCTGCTCAGTGTCGTGTCGAGCATCGGCGGGACCGTGCTCGCGGTGGCGACCGCGCTGTTCTTCGTCTTCGCGTACATCATCTTCATGGCCATCGACGCTGCGCGCTACCGTCAGGCCGGCGTCGTGTTCCACGCCACGCACGGTCCGGTGCTCGCCCGGATCACGCATCTGAACAGCGGCATCCGGCGCTATTACATCGTCAACGCGTCCTTCGGTGCGATCGTCGCCGTGATCGACGGGCTGGCGCTGTGGGCCATGAACGTCCCCGGCGCCGTGGTCTGGGCCGTGCTCGCGTTCGTGACGAACTTCATCCCGAACATCGGGTTCGTGCTCGGCGTCATCCCGCCGGCGATCCTGGCGTTCTTCGTCGGGGACTGGCCTCTGCTGCTGGGTGTGCTCATCGTCTACAGCGTCGTCAATGTGGTGCTGCAGGTGCTCGTGCAGCCGAAGTTCGTCAGCGATGCGGTCGATCTCAGCCTGACGCTGAGCTTCTTCTCGGTGATCTTCTGGACCTTCGTGATCGGTCCCCTCGGTGCCATCCTGTCGATCCCGCTGACGCTGCTCACACGGGCGCTGGTGCTCGAGGGCAATCCGGATGCGCTACTGCTGCGCTGGGTCTCGGGTGACCACACCGCCGTCCCGCCGGAACCGGAGCCTGCACCCGTACCGGTGCGCCGCCGCCGATGGCCGTGGTCGCGCTGA
- a CDS encoding GlxA family transcriptional regulator, with product MKTVACIVQDGFAPFEFGVACEAFGLDRSDDGVPNFDFRVVAPRPGAVSSKLGFSLNVDNDLAFAYEADLVVVCPLPRERWGDIDPLILDAVRAAHDRGAWVLSVCSGSFILAASGILDGRRATTHWMYADVMADMYPQIDVDPDVLFVQDGRIITSAGTAAGLDACLHLLRQEIGAELTNRVARRMVVPPQRDGGQAQFIDRPLPLVQNDSLALVTDWAMENLREDLSVEQLAHRAHMSPRTFARRFKAEHGATPAAWLARQRIIQAQRMLERTDLGLDRIAAECGFGSAAVLRQNFARVLGTTPTAYRATFSCTRDESAA from the coding sequence ATGAAGACCGTGGCCTGCATCGTCCAGGACGGATTCGCACCGTTCGAGTTCGGCGTCGCCTGCGAGGCGTTCGGCCTCGATCGCTCGGATGACGGCGTCCCCAACTTCGACTTCCGCGTGGTCGCCCCGCGCCCTGGTGCCGTCTCGTCCAAACTCGGCTTCTCCCTCAACGTCGACAACGACCTCGCGTTCGCGTACGAGGCGGACCTCGTCGTGGTCTGCCCACTGCCACGCGAACGATGGGGTGACATCGACCCCCTGATCCTCGACGCCGTCCGCGCCGCGCACGACCGGGGCGCGTGGGTGCTGAGCGTGTGCAGCGGATCGTTCATCCTCGCGGCATCCGGGATCCTGGACGGCCGGCGGGCGACGACGCACTGGATGTACGCGGACGTCATGGCGGACATGTACCCGCAGATCGATGTCGACCCCGATGTGCTGTTCGTGCAGGACGGTCGGATCATCACGAGTGCCGGCACCGCTGCCGGACTGGATGCCTGCCTGCATCTGCTCCGGCAGGAGATCGGAGCGGAGCTCACGAACCGCGTCGCCCGGCGCATGGTCGTGCCTCCCCAGCGCGACGGCGGCCAGGCCCAGTTCATCGATCGTCCGCTGCCGCTGGTGCAGAACGACTCGCTCGCGCTCGTGACGGACTGGGCGATGGAGAACCTCCGGGAGGACCTGTCCGTCGAGCAGCTCGCGCATCGCGCCCACATGTCGCCGCGGACGTTCGCACGGCGCTTCAAGGCCGAGCATGGTGCGACGCCGGCAGCCTGGCTTGCCAGGCAGCGCATCATCCAGGCGCAGCGGATGCTGGAGCGCACCGATCTCGGCCTCGATCGGATCGCCGCCGAATGCGGCTTCGGTTCGGCCGCCGTGCTGCGGCAGAACTTCGCCCGGGTGCTGGGGACGACGCCGACCGCGTACCGCGCCACGTTCTCATGCACGCGGGACGAATCCGCGGCCTGA
- a CDS encoding endo-1,4-beta-xylanase, with translation MRRSIRSLLVATATAALVVPLCGVTAANASPPGFSNADKDALRNQAPADLAIGSAVWGRQQLMSYDPKAPTEYQQVLGAQFSSLTPENDMKWDALRPAPDVYDFESADALVAYAKANHQEVRGHTLLWHSQNPAWVTEASRTWTCDEARTVLEDHIRTVVGHFKGEIYEWDVANEIFQDTWDNGGVKLRTEANPFLKACADDPVGLLADAFQWAHEADPEAVLFLNDYNAEGVNAKTDAYYALSQELLDRGAPLGGFGAQAHLSLQYGFDTSLQENFERFAALGLKVAITEADVRIPLLEGETGPTAEQVATQSDRYDALLEACLNVDACSSFTVWGFPDANSWVPDVFPGEGWATPFEDDFTPKPAFDAMLESLTEATPGTSPRR, from the coding sequence ATGCGCCGATCGATTCGATCGCTTCTGGTGGCCACGGCCACCGCAGCCCTGGTGGTTCCGCTGTGCGGCGTGACCGCAGCGAACGCCTCGCCCCCGGGGTTCAGCAACGCCGACAAGGACGCACTGCGCAACCAGGCACCCGCCGACCTCGCGATCGGCAGCGCGGTGTGGGGCCGGCAGCAGCTCATGTCGTACGACCCCAAGGCGCCGACCGAGTACCAGCAGGTGCTCGGGGCCCAGTTCTCGTCGCTCACACCCGAGAACGACATGAAGTGGGACGCCCTGCGACCGGCCCCGGACGTCTACGACTTCGAGTCGGCCGACGCCCTGGTCGCCTACGCCAAGGCGAACCATCAGGAGGTCCGTGGGCACACGCTGCTCTGGCACAGCCAGAACCCAGCGTGGGTCACGGAGGCGAGCAGGACGTGGACGTGCGACGAAGCGCGCACCGTGCTCGAAGACCACATCCGCACCGTGGTGGGCCACTTCAAGGGCGAGATCTACGAGTGGGACGTCGCGAACGAGATCTTCCAGGACACGTGGGACAACGGAGGCGTGAAGCTGCGCACCGAGGCGAACCCGTTCCTCAAGGCGTGCGCGGATGACCCCGTCGGACTTCTCGCCGACGCGTTCCAGTGGGCGCACGAGGCCGACCCGGAGGCCGTGCTGTTCCTCAACGACTACAACGCCGAGGGCGTCAACGCGAAGACGGATGCGTACTACGCGCTGTCCCAGGAGCTGCTGGATCGGGGCGCGCCGCTCGGCGGGTTCGGAGCCCAGGCACACCTGAGTCTGCAGTACGGGTTCGACACGTCGCTGCAGGAGAACTTCGAGCGCTTCGCCGCCCTCGGGCTCAAGGTCGCGATCACCGAGGCGGACGTCCGCATCCCGCTGCTGGAGGGCGAGACCGGCCCGACGGCCGAGCAGGTGGCGACCCAGTCGGATCGCTACGACGCGCTTCTCGAGGCCTGCCTGAACGTGGACGCGTGCTCGTCCTTCACGGTGTGGGGCTTCCCGGATGCGAACTCGTGGGTGCCCGACGTGTTCCCCGGTGAGGGCTGGGCCACGCCGTTCGAGGACGACTTCACGCCGAAGCCCGCGTTCGACGCGATGCTCGAGTCGCTCACGGAAGCGACGCCCGGAACGTCCCCGCGCCGCTGA
- a CDS encoding NRDE family protein: MCTVVIDVADAGSSRLLAVRDEDPERAWDHVGAWWPQEYPGVVGIRDRRAGGAWLAVNPTEHRLAVLLNRADVLDLPDAASRGSLALESVMGRSPAGIPRMHGFNLLEATPDAARVISWDGVALRETPISAGVHMIAHDDLDDPGTPRIAAWLPRFRAADPDAWVTLLAETAELPAEDDRAIIRDNRPHGYPTRSLLYCTATVSDAGVRVHDEALPRPGHWSPE, encoded by the coding sequence GTGTGCACCGTGGTGATCGATGTGGCGGATGCCGGAAGCTCGCGCCTGCTGGCCGTGCGCGATGAGGATCCCGAGCGCGCGTGGGATCACGTCGGTGCCTGGTGGCCGCAGGAGTATCCGGGGGTCGTCGGCATCCGTGACCGCCGGGCGGGCGGCGCCTGGCTCGCGGTGAACCCGACCGAGCATCGCCTCGCCGTGCTCCTCAACCGCGCCGACGTGCTCGACCTGCCGGACGCGGCATCCCGAGGATCGCTCGCTCTGGAGTCGGTGATGGGCCGCTCGCCGGCCGGCATCCCGAGGATGCATGGCTTCAACCTGCTCGAGGCGACGCCGGATGCCGCCCGAGTGATCTCCTGGGACGGCGTCGCGCTGCGGGAGACGCCGATCTCCGCCGGCGTGCACATGATCGCGCACGATGACCTCGACGATCCGGGCACCCCGCGCATCGCCGCGTGGCTGCCGCGCTTCCGTGCCGCCGATCCGGATGCCTGGGTGACTCTGCTCGCCGAGACGGCCGAGCTGCCGGCGGAGGACGACCGCGCGATCATCCGCGACAACCGTCCGCACGGCTATCCGACCCGGTCGCTGCTGTACTGCACGGCGACCGTGTCGGATGCCGGAGTGCGCGTGCACGACGAGGCTCTGCCGCGCCCCGGCCACTGGTCTCCGGAGTGA
- the coaBC gene encoding bifunctional phosphopantothenoylcysteine decarboxylase/phosphopantothenate--cysteine ligase CoaBC produces MNIVVGVTGGIAAYKAVHLVRLLIKDGHDVTVIPTEDALRFVGLPTWEAVSRNPVTTSVHDDVARVRHVALGQAADLVIVAPATANTIAKMTAGLADDLLGTTLLATTAPVVIAPAMHTEMWRHPATQANIGTLRARGVLIAGPDDGELTGGDSGPGRMLEPEAIVAAALAALRPQDLAGVRVVVSTGGTREPLDPVRFLGNRSSGRQGTALALAAADRGAEVVLVAANVAGEVLADAMRPGIRIEHVGTATELGAAMRGEAENADVLVMAAAVADYRPAETAQRKLTKEAGPLERIELIENEDIVAGLAAGRRAAQTVVAFAAETPRDEQELLDRARRKRERKGVDLLVVNEVGWDRGFESAENTVQIVADTGVVGEASGTKRQVADAVWDAVIAVR; encoded by the coding sequence ATGAACATCGTGGTCGGCGTGACGGGCGGCATCGCCGCGTACAAGGCAGTGCATCTGGTGCGGCTGCTGATCAAGGACGGGCACGACGTGACGGTGATCCCCACCGAGGACGCGCTGCGCTTCGTCGGGCTTCCCACCTGGGAGGCGGTCAGCCGCAACCCGGTCACCACCAGTGTCCACGATGACGTCGCTCGGGTCCGCCATGTCGCGCTCGGCCAGGCCGCGGACCTCGTCATCGTTGCGCCCGCGACGGCGAACACGATCGCGAAGATGACCGCCGGGCTCGCCGACGACCTGCTCGGCACCACGCTGCTCGCCACGACGGCGCCGGTCGTCATCGCGCCCGCGATGCACACCGAGATGTGGCGCCACCCGGCGACCCAGGCCAACATCGGCACGCTCCGCGCCCGGGGCGTGCTCATCGCCGGCCCGGATGACGGCGAACTCACCGGGGGAGACTCCGGCCCAGGGCGGATGCTCGAGCCGGAGGCGATCGTGGCTGCGGCGCTCGCCGCTCTGCGACCGCAGGATCTCGCCGGCGTCCGCGTCGTGGTCTCGACGGGCGGAACGCGCGAACCGCTCGATCCGGTGCGCTTCCTCGGCAACCGCTCCAGCGGCAGGCAGGGCACCGCGCTCGCTCTCGCGGCCGCGGACCGTGGCGCCGAAGTCGTCCTGGTCGCCGCGAACGTCGCCGGCGAGGTGCTCGCGGATGCCATGCGCCCCGGCATCCGGATCGAGCACGTCGGCACCGCCACCGAGCTCGGCGCAGCGATGCGCGGCGAAGCCGAGAACGCGGATGTGCTCGTGATGGCCGCCGCCGTCGCCGACTACCGCCCGGCCGAGACGGCGCAGCGCAAGCTCACCAAGGAGGCCGGCCCTCTGGAGCGCATCGAGCTGATCGAGAACGAGGACATCGTCGCCGGGCTCGCCGCCGGGCGACGCGCGGCGCAGACCGTCGTGGCATTCGCCGCCGAAACCCCACGGGACGAGCAGGAGCTGCTCGACCGCGCTCGCCGCAAGCGCGAACGCAAGGGCGTCGACCTGCTCGTCGTCAACGAGGTCGGCTGGGACCGGGGTTTCGAGTCGGCGGAGAACACCGTGCAGATCGTCGCGGACACGGGGGTCGTCGGTGAGGCATCCGGCACCAAACGTCAGGTCGCGGATGCCGTGTGGGATGCCGTGATCGCCGTGCGCTGA